In Andrena cerasifolii isolate SP2316 chromosome 11, iyAndCera1_principal, whole genome shotgun sequence, the genomic stretch GGTAAATTATTATTGTCTAAGATGGTAAGGGAGCTCTAGCCTCTAGTAGAGTCATGAGATCCGTGCTTAAGCGTCAAATATCACCAATGGCTCGTTCACTACAGAGGCCGCCGCTATCGCTTTCATTTCGTTTTTGTTATCGCCCTCTTCGTCAGTTTACCTTATTGCCGTTCGGTTATAAGTTATAATACCTACCCCGATGTTGTTGTCGTCGTCTTCTTTGTGGTCTTTGCGTTGTCAATTTCGTCATCTGATCGTGGTTAAGATTTGCATCGTTACTTGCCATCGTGTTTCACCGCTGCATCGTTAGTTTCGTTCATTCGCGTTCATTCGGTACGGCTGGTTACGGCGGCGTCACcggcggtgtcgccattgtaaATTATTTGCGAGACAAACGATTAACCAAACATAAGAATCACCAAGTCGGAAGAgaaagtgtatatatatatatatatatatatattgcataaatatatcTGCAAATATAGGTAGTAGTACCGCGACCGCTTTCGCATAAGAAATCGCTTTAGACTCGCGATTATATTACAGTGTGACCGCTTAAACACAGGTCGTTGGAACGTTTGGAGGTGTACAGGTGTATACGCAGGTGTACAAAAGCGGACGTAGGGTggaaattttgtcgaattaAATGTATGCTCCACTCTTTAGGAAGTTCAACGTGCTTCTGAGAAATTCCATATATTACCAGAATGCCAAAAAATCGGTTGGTCACGCGTTCAGTGACGGGCGCTCGACCGTCTCACATGACTTTAAATTTGGAGTGTGTAGAAGAGCCGCTCAGCCAAATACAATTAATGTTACGACTAGAACTCAAGGAAAATTACGACAGAGTGCGTTTCTCCTTCTGTTTCAATACTTTATTCTTATTTGAAACGTCAGCCAAGATGATACGATGAACgcatttattttcattactttAGGTTGCTGCTACTTTAGAGGAATTGGTTAAAGATCATGGAGGTAAATTGGTATGCCAAGCAGGCAATGTCAACGGCTATCAATATACATTGTAGGTATCATTTTCTACGTAGACGTTATCTTTTCGCAATTGCTGCTCTTTTAGCAAACTTAGAGTTTGTATCTTCTCGTATACCAGGCCTCCAAATCCTGCGCAAGCAGTGGTTAAAAATAGTCCCCAACCAGTTGTGAATCTGGTGAGTATTATGAATTATTAAACATCATTGATGATGAAACACTTCTATAGCcacctattttttatcatttacaGAATCAGAGTAAAAGTCAACCGATTAAACTCAATGTATTGAATAATGCAAATGGCTCTCAGGGCAACATACAATTGGTCGTCGATTCCCGAATGGGCGTCATTCTGGGATCGGTGGCTCAGGCTCAAGGTAAACCGCTGTTGGTTGAAGAATTTACTTCTATCGagttaaccatttaaaattgcataaattGCAGCAACTACTATAACAACTGCTTCCACATGCTCAATGTCCACTCCAGTGTCATCGTCCGCATCGACATCCACGTCTATGGCTCCAGCTATGTCTACCATCACGCATTCTCAGGCagaaaatgtacagaaaagcaTTATCGTTCTCTTTCCTTCAACTCGTTTAAAATAAGCTAAAGATATTATTAAGAGCGCGCTCATTTTTCCCAGTATAAATATACTCGATCCGGACGTAGGACAAAGGTGCTTCAGGTGCAACAACCCGATATAATAGAGGAAGTATGTTATGCGTATATATTCTTACGATTCACGCTCCGATTGTTGAACTTTGATTTTGATTTTGATTATATAGCCTACACTAGTCACTCGTGGAAGACAAAAGCTGGGATGTCCGACGCATGTCGTTACACCAAGTAAGTTATACACGATTAATCGCTTTTATGTATGCGCGACGCGTATAGGGTAGCCTACACGTATACGGGGGAGTCAAACACCGTTTTTCAGCTACCACTAGTCCGCAAGGTGTAACCAACCTCAGAATAAAGACAGTAAGCAAACAGCAGATTGCACAGACGGTGGTGGCATCAACGGCAGTGACCGCGAGTACGACCACGGGAACGGTAACGGCCACGGCAACGAGATTGACAGTAACTAAACCGACCGAGCACACAAGCATTGGTGGAATATCGGTCGGAAGTAAGAATACGGGTTAGTAGGAGTAGTACAGCTGTACATATGTCGATTAAATAGGATTGTCAGCCAGTTGGCTAATCACACGTAACCTTTTCAATGCAGCTTGCGAACAGATCGATGAGTCAAAGAAGAATCTTCCGGATGGTAGAGAAGTaacatttaacaaaatgaacGGCGGTAGAACATTTCCTTCATTAGTCGTTCTCGCTAGACCGAATCTCCGTACCAAGGACATTGCGCCACAGATCGCTCAGAAAGAAAGATCGGAGCTAGGTATTCATTCATATGGCTGTGCCCATGCTTTTCAATACATCTATCCTATCACCAACTGATGTACGTTTCAGATATTAAAGTCAAGAGTGTACTCATGTTTTCTGCCACAAAGTTCGCCGAATGGTTGATACAACAGGGCTTGGTGAAGTCTGAACAATACTGTGCCCAACATAGCAACAATTATCAAAAGACTAAACTGAAATTGGGAATGTACAGTGATCAGGGCACTTTTCCGTATTCGGGAGGATACGTTTGGATCTCAAGCTGCTGTCCAGATCGTTTTGTCTCTGTTTTTTCTGGTTCGATCTTCCAAGGGGCACCGTACACGCCTACCGTCCTTTTAAAACTCATTTATCATTGGGCATGCCAAACGAACGTTCAAAATGTTATTTCCTGGGTCAAAGTGTCGAATGCATACGTGAAAAATTTTTATACACACGTGCGTAGCATTTGCACGTCCGCAATTTGGGATAAGACTCGCAAGATGGGAGGTAAAAATTCGGTGATACAAGTTGGCGTAATCAGCTTGGGTACAACGTCCCAAGACGGAAATTTGCGACAGGTTAAAGTCGAGGTGCTCGGTGTGCTGGATTTTGCCACGCTCGATTTAAGGTTAAGGGCATGCGACCCCGTTCAAGATGGCGATAGATCGTACAAACGACGATTCAATAACATTTTACATCCACTCAAGGACTGGGTGCACACAGACTCGAAGATTATGACGGATTTCACCGTCGACAAAAGCACACTCGAAGAAATGGGTTTTAATTATATCACGCAGTCTGCATTCTCCGAccaaaattcccgaaatttcatGAGTAATTATCACATTATGGAGTATCTGAGAAAAATCGTTCCCAGAATGTTTCAGAATACTCTCAGTTTACTTAGTAGACAGATGATACAACAATTCTTAGACGAGTTAGTATGGAGAGAAATGTACGGCTCGACCGCAGCTCGAGCATTCGACAACATCATCGTACACATCGCGGAACAAACTAGGATCGATTCAAACGAAAGTTTGTTGGAACGTTTGGCTAAAATAGCTGCAAATCCGTTCCAGAATTGGTCTTACTCCAATGTAAATCCACCGCCACCTTTGACGCCTCTGGTGACGACGATAAACAAAGAAGAAATTCAATTAGGTCACGAGACCTTGGTGCAGCCTGGTGCTAGTAACATcaaacagcaacaacaacagcaacaacaagaGGCATTGTCTTTCGTTCAAGCAGTAAAACCCGGTCCAAAGAGAGGGCGAAAACGAAATCTCGCAGCATCGACCAGTCCAGAACCTGTAGCAAAAAAGAGTACGTTCGATTCGAAGGGTAGCAAAGACCAAAGAGACAAAGACAACAAAAATGATCAGATACGATTGCAAGAGTTCTATTACGCTACCATGGAAGGTGACAAGAGTCTTCTTTTAAAAGAGCAGAAATGTTCGTT encodes the following:
- the Row gene encoding relative of woc — translated: MPKNRLVTRSVTGARPSHMTLNLECVEEPLSQIQLMLRLELKENYDRVAATLEELVKDHGGKLVCQAGNVNGYQYTLPPNPAQAVVKNSPQPVVNLNQSKSQPIKLNVLNNANGSQGNIQLVVDSRMGVILGSVAQAQATTITTASTCSMSTPVSSSASTSTSMAPAMSTITHSQAENYKYTRSGRRTKVLQVQQPDIIEEPTLVTRGRQKLGCPTHVVTPIKHRFSATTSPQGVTNLRIKTVSKQQIAQTVVASTAVTASTTTGTVTATATRLTVTKPTEHTSIGGISVGSKNTACEQIDESKKNLPDGREVTFNKMNGGRTFPSLVVLARPNLRTKDIAPQIAQKERSELDIKVKSVLMFSATKFAEWLIQQGLVKSEQYCAQHSNNYQKTKLKLGMYSDQGTFPYSGGYVWISSCCPDRFVSVFSGSIFQGAPYTPTVLLKLIYHWACQTNVQNVISWVKVSNAYVKNFYTHVRSICTSAIWDKTRKMGGKNSVIQVGVISLGTTSQDGNLRQVKVEVLGVLDFATLDLRLRACDPVQDGDRSYKRRFNNILHPLKDWVHTDSKIMTDFTVDKSTLEEMGFNYITQSAFSDQNSRNFMSNYHIMEYLRKIVPRMFQNTLSLLSRQMIQQFLDELVWREMYGSTAARAFDNIIVHIAEQTRIDSNESLLERLAKIAANPFQNWSYSNVNPPPPLTPLVTTINKEEIQLGHETLVQPGASNIKQQQQQQQQEALSFVQAVKPGPKRGRKRNLAASTSPEPVAKKSTFDSKGSKDQRDKDNKNDQIRLQEFYYATMEGDKSLLLKEQKCSLYLKCFLCAQTMRSNTDVMEHTIGHVPPQVPGQSNSPVCRYCCTAFSSQHQMITHVTETHSNFGHSDSDMVVCAICEHKFGNSGLLINHLSSMHYPSEMPYRCESCGYRSSSHKDAINHYYRVHERGEGLQCPYCLKVIQFVSEGNPSASSVHTFLLHMQRHVIRREQGRGNKCSRCCLWFNQKSSLKLHQRELHDCVSDSKVIPYSSSSNGIMISKQRPQHRRFDIESPVTELPRDEKVKKWITGPITVNVSTENLSCQECEEDIDEQDHYPGEQRCQQCRYVTCCWRAFKEHQQQIHNERPMTSLVVPSPLINIPLEKKMQCSCGYATTDGNQLATHLIKCKKVSAYPMEDTAPSGMLDSLGLVPKNTCDEIDNDGKRTNLR